The genomic interval GGAGGCGGCGAGGCGACCGTGGGCATTTCGGTGTATAACACGCTGGTGCGCAAGGCCGTGCCCTTCACTCCCCGGGAACCCGGCAAGGTGAGCATTTACGTGTGCGGGCTGACCCCGTACTCGTACGCCCACCTGGGGCACCTGCGGCCGGCCGTGGTCTGGCAGGCCATCCGCAACTACCTGGAGTACCGCGGCTTTCAGGTCACCCTGGTGCAAAACTTCACCGACATCGACGACAAGATCATCGAGCGCGCCAGCGCAAGCGGGCTTCCCGCGGAACAGATCGCGCGCACCTTCATCGGCGACTACCTGCGGGCCGTGGATCGCCTCGAACTGCGCTTTGCGGACGCGTACCCCCGCGTTACCCGCCACATCCCCCAGGTGCTCGAGATGGTTCAGCGACTGGTGGAGCGGGGGCACGCCTACGCCGCGGACGGCAGCGTCTACTTCGACGTGACGACGTTCCCGCCGTACGGGAAGCTTTCGGGCCAGCGGCAGGATGCGCTGGAGGCGGGCGCTCGCATCGAACCCGACGAACGCAAGCGCCACCCGGCCGACTTCGCCCTCTGGAAGGCCGCCAAGCCCGGCGAACCCTCCTGGCCCAGCCCCTGGGGTCCCGGCCGGCCGGGGTGGCACATCGAGTGCTCGGCCATGTCGCTTCACTACCTGGGGTTTGGCTTCGACTTCCACGGCGGGGGGACCGACCTCATCTTCCCGCACCACGAAAACGAGGTGGCGCAGTCGGAGGCCTATGAGGGCCGCGACGGCTTCGTGCGGTACTGGCTCCACAACGGGCTCGTCAACGTCCGCGCCGAGAAGATGTCGAAGTCGCTGGGCAACTTCACCACCGCCAGGGAGATCCTGGACCGCTACCCGGGCACGCTGGTGAAGTTTTACCTGCTCTCCACGCATTACCGCTCGCCGCTGGAGTTCACCCCCACCAGCCTCGACGAGGCGCGCCCGGGCTGGGATCGGCTCAATGAGGCTTACCGCAGGCTGGCCGCCTTCGAGCCGCTCCTCGTGGGGCTGGGGCGCCAGCGGCCGGAGCGCTGGCTCGAGGAGGCGCTGCCCGCAGCGTGGCGGCCGGCCGACGAAACGGAAGGGCGGGCGCTTGAGGCCGTGCGGGCCCTGCGGCCGGCGTTCGAGGCGGCTATGGACGATGACTTCAACACGGCCCGCGCCATCGGGGCACTGTTCGAGCTGGTGCGGGAGACCA from Bacillota bacterium carries:
- the cysS gene encoding cysteine--tRNA ligase → MGISVYNTLVRKAVPFTPREPGKVSIYVCGLTPYSYAHLGHLRPAVVWQAIRNYLEYRGFQVTLVQNFTDIDDKIIERASASGLPAEQIARTFIGDYLRAVDRLELRFADAYPRVTRHIPQVLEMVQRLVERGHAYAADGSVYFDVTTFPPYGKLSGQRQDALEAGARIEPDERKRHPADFALWKAAKPGEPSWPSPWGPGRPGWHIECSAMSLHYLGFGFDFHGGGTDLIFPHHENEVAQSEAYEGRDGFVRYWLHNGLVNVRAEKMSKSLGNFTTAREILDRYPGTLVKFYLLSTHYRSPLEFTPTSLDEARPGWDRLNEAYRRLAAFEPLLVGLGRQRPERWLEEALPAAWRPADETEGRALEAVRALRPAFEAAMDDDFNTARAIGALFELVRETNPLAERVGSAAGIDTASPAPAGLVLGAAYALLRRFARELLGIVDPAGAAEALGTAPDRGEQRLLESLVSLVLELRQKARSERRFEEADELRRRLGEMGLTVEDTPAGPRWKMQPSVRERIS